Proteins encoded together in one Lysinibacter cavernae window:
- a CDS encoding D-alanyl-D-alanine carboxypeptidase family protein, producing the protein MTIDDSPPLVRPRKRIGRRRRLATTITVAALLLGAGGYTVASATAPLPEASAVVNTIGPSPIGAALSPAWPAADAVGAISLLDNSDVFMSSDAGGLHTIASITKVVTALMVLDAHPLSAGESGPTIPFTTQDQAATAQIIAVGGTTLDVPIGVALSERELISGMLVASANNYAEKLALWAYGDIDSYLSATRAWLDANGLTEMTIVDSNGLEDGNVAMVENLIQLGKLALANEVVADAVSHDVIELPSIGEVKNTNPLIGDDGFTGIKTGYTVAAGYCLLFAREMPVLDETGTAGEETATVIGVVLGADSVAERGELSRVLADSVLGTVHQESILEAGTQLGTLEAPWGDLTPLVAAEDVSVRVWGSATAEWTASPVTQTTPVVAGSAVGQLTVSFVDAETPTDASSQSVDIVTDTELTDPGLWWRLTHPSLMFG; encoded by the coding sequence ATGACGATCGACGATTCGCCTCCCTTGGTGCGCCCGCGTAAACGTATCGGCCGGAGGAGAAGGCTGGCAACGACCATCACGGTTGCCGCACTTCTCCTTGGAGCAGGGGGCTACACCGTTGCGTCGGCAACCGCTCCGTTGCCCGAAGCGTCGGCTGTTGTCAACACAATCGGGCCTTCCCCCATCGGCGCCGCGTTGTCTCCGGCCTGGCCAGCGGCGGATGCTGTTGGTGCGATCAGCCTGCTCGATAACTCGGACGTGTTTATGAGTTCTGACGCCGGAGGACTGCACACCATAGCGAGCATCACCAAAGTTGTGACCGCACTCATGGTGCTCGACGCACACCCGTTGTCAGCGGGCGAATCCGGGCCAACCATTCCGTTTACGACCCAAGATCAAGCGGCGACCGCGCAGATTATCGCGGTAGGCGGCACAACGCTTGACGTTCCGATCGGGGTTGCACTGAGCGAGCGGGAGCTCATTTCTGGGATGCTCGTTGCCTCAGCAAATAACTACGCCGAAAAGCTCGCGCTGTGGGCTTACGGGGACATTGATTCCTACCTATCTGCCACACGCGCGTGGCTCGATGCCAATGGGCTGACCGAGATGACCATCGTTGATAGCAACGGCCTCGAGGACGGGAACGTCGCGATGGTTGAGAACCTGATTCAGCTTGGCAAGCTCGCCCTCGCCAACGAGGTTGTTGCCGATGCCGTTTCTCACGATGTGATCGAGCTTCCAAGTATCGGTGAAGTGAAGAATACGAACCCGCTCATCGGCGACGACGGCTTCACAGGGATCAAAACCGGTTATACCGTTGCGGCCGGATACTGTTTGCTGTTTGCGAGAGAAATGCCGGTGTTGGATGAAACCGGTACTGCCGGGGAAGAAACCGCAACGGTCATCGGCGTGGTTCTTGGAGCCGACTCGGTCGCTGAGCGGGGGGAGCTGTCGAGGGTGCTTGCCGACAGCGTCCTTGGCACGGTACACCAGGAATCGATTCTGGAGGCCGGAACGCAACTCGGCACACTCGAGGCTCCCTGGGGGGATCTCACGCCGCTCGTGGCCGCTGAAGATGTTTCTGTGCGCGTCTGGGGGAGTGCGACGGCAGAGTGGACCGCTTCTCCAGTGACACAGACGACCCCGGTCGTGGCCGGCAGCGCCGTTGGCCAATTGACGGTCTCGTTCGTGGATGCCGAAACGCCAACGGATGCGAGTAGCCAGTCGGTTGACATCGTGACCGATACCGAATTGACCGACCCAGGGCTGTGGTGGCGTCTGACACATCCGTCGCTCATGTTTGGCTGA